ACACCTTTTAAAATTTCTTTACCTTCAATTGCAACATGAAGATCTTTAATTGTTAAAGTTGACCCTGCCATATTAAAACCTCCAGTTATAGACGTATATAGTAAAAAACGATATACCTATATCTTTTTAATTATTCTCATTTTATTCTCATTACAATCTTATAACAAATGAAAACTTATAGCAACCTTTTGACCCAAAAGGTTTTAAACCATTATGTACGTTTTTTAAGACTAAATCCACTCATAAAAAAGTTGCCTTAAAAGACTCGATAGAGCCTTCTAAGACAAGCTTTTTACCCGCTTTATTTACTTAGTGCGTGTGGCTAGTCAGTTCTGAAACACACTCTTGGACAAGCGTAACGGACTGACTCATCGCTGCGCCTCCGCCAAATGCCGCTGATACTCCGCATGCTTCTAAAATTTCTTGCTCAGTTGCACCTTGATCAATGCAGCCTTTTGTATGATAAATCATACAGTACTCGTCTTGAGCTACTACGCTGATTCCTAGCGCGATTAACTGCTTTTCTTTTTTAGAAAGAGAACCTTCTCCAAAACATGCTTCAGTAAACGCATTAAACGTTTTTGTTACTTCCGGCAATTTTTCGCTAAATTTCCCAACACCCATTTTATAATCATGAAGTGCTTGCTCAGTTGAATGACGTGCTTCTTGCTGCATAACGTCAGCTCCCATCATCAGTAAAGTTTTCACGGTTAGTATGCGTGAGAAAAATAAGAGTTATTCGTTTTGATGCATACAAAAAAGCACTTGCCCAGAGTGGGCAAGCGCTTTTCTTCTATTATTTATTTACCGGCAATACTCCGCCTTTGTATTTTTCTTTAATGTAGTCTTGAATTTCTTTAGAGTGAAGAACTTTTACTAAAGCTTTCACTGTATCTTTATTTTCGTCACCTTTGTGAACCGTAATGATGTTTGCATATGGGTTATTTTCTTTGCTTTCCACTGCGATTGGATCTTTTACTGGATCTAAACCAGCATCGATAGCATAGTTAGCATTGATAACAACAGCGTCACCTTCATTGTTTTTGTACATTTGAGGTAACAATCCGCCTTCAACATCGGCTTTAAATTTTAAATTCTTAGGGTTTTCTACAATATCTTTAATTTGTGCGTCTGTTTTCTTTACGCCTGGTTTTAATTTGATCACGCCAGCTTTTTCAAAAATCGATAAAATACGTCCTTGCTCTGCTACTGCATCACGCATAATAACTGTGCCGTTTTTCGGAAGATCTTTTAAGCTTTTGTATTTTTTAGAGTAGATACCAATTGGTTCAATGTGAATGGCACCGGCACTTACGAAATCATACCCTTTTTCACCTTTATGATCTTTTAGCACTGAATTCATATAAGGAACGTGCTGGAAGTAGTTTGCATCAATTTCATTGTTTGCAAGAGCTGTGTTCGGTAAGATGTAATCTTGGAATTTTTTAATCTCTAAATCAATTCCTTGTTTTTCCAAAATAGGTTTTGCTTGTTCTAAAATTTCAGCATGAGGCGTATTAGATGCACCCACGACAATTTTTTTTTCATCTTTTGATCCATTGTTAGATCCACACGCCGCTAATCCTACTACTAGCGCAGATGTTAATGCTAAAGCTGAAAGCCATTTTTTCATAATAAATAATCCTCCCTTTATCTTTTATCAATTTTTGCAGTAATCGCATCTCCAATAAGTTGGATAATAAATACAATAATCAAAATTAAGATCGTAGCGGCTAGCGTTACGTCATTATGGCTGCGCTGGAATCCTTCTAAATATGCAAGGTTTCCAAGACCTCCAGCTCCAATCACACCCGCCATTGCCGTATAGCCGACTAACGCAATGGTTGTTACTGTCAAACCGGAAATCAAAGCTGGCAGCGATTCAGGTAACAGCACTTTAAAGATAATAGTGCTTGTTGTGGCTCCCATTGATTTAGCAGCTTCAATAACACCTTTATCAATTTCACGCAGACCAATTTCTACAAGACGCGCATAAAATGGTGCTGCTCCAACAATTAAAGCCGGTAACGCTGCATTAGCGCCTAAAATACTTCCTACCAATGCTTTGGTAAATGGAATCAGTAAAACAATTAAAATAATGAATGGAATGGAACGAAAGATATTTACAACCGCCGACACAATGGCATATAAAGGTTTGTTTTGCCAAAGCTGTCCTTTGGACGTTAAAAATAAAAGCAAGCCCAATAAAATACCTAGAACAAATGTGGCTACAACTGAAATAGCCGTCATATATAGTGTTTCATTTGTCGCTTGAATAAAATCATCTAAAATAACGTTTGGAAATAGTTTCTCAAGCATTTGTCATTACCTCCACTTCTACCTGCTGCTCATGAATGTATGCAATGACTTTTTTAACTTCTGTTAATTCTCCGTCTAAATGAACGAACAACGTCCCGTATGAACCTGTTTGTGTATGAGAAATCTTTCCTTGCAAAATATTAATCGTTACATCAAACTGTTTTAAAATCGTTGTAATGAGCGGTTGCTCTGCTTTTCCGCCAACAAACGTCAGCTGAATAATTTGCCCGCTTGGATACAGCTCTTTTACTTGTTCAATCGTTTCAAACGTTTCCTCTGGTTCAGAAATCTGTTGAACGAATCGTTTTGTAATCGGCTGCTTAGGTTTTCTGAATACTTCTAGCACTTGTCCTTCTTCTACTACTGCCCCATTTTCCATAACGGCTACTCGATGACAAATTTTACGAATGACGTGCATTTCATGAGTAATCAATACAATGGTTAACCCTAGCTTCTCATTAATATCTACTAACAGATCTAAAATAGAATCTGTGGTTTGAGGATCAAGCGCTGATGTTGCTTCATCACAAAGCAATACTTTTGGATTGTTCGCTAGCGCTCGAGCAATCCCAACACGCTGCTTTTGTCCGCCGCTAAGCTGTGATGGATAAGCATCTTCACGCCCTTCAAGCCCGACTAGCTTAATAAGTTCGTCTACTCGTTTCATTCTTTTTTCTTTTGAAATCCCTGCTATTTCTAACGGAAAGGCAATATTTTCTCGTACCGTACGCGACCACAAGATATTAAAGTGCTGAAATACCATACTAATTTCTTGTCTAGCTTTTCTGAGTTTTCCGCCTTTAATTTTTCCAATATCATTACCTGCTACTTCGACCGTTCCTGTCGTTGGTGTTTCTAATCCGTTTAGCAAGCGAATCAAAGAACTTTTCCCCGCTCCGCTATAACCAATAATTCCGTAAATTTCACCTTGGTTAACGGTTAGATTCACATTATCAACAGCTGTTACTTGACCGCTTTTGGCCTGATAAATTTTTGTAACGTCTGTTAATGTAATCATATTTCTTCACCTTCTTTAATAAAAACTTAATTATGTTAGGTTGCCCTATAGGATGAAAAAGCCGTAAAACAATTTTCCCCATTAAAAAAGCCTCTCTGCGCATGACAGAAAGGCTCGATATTTAATCCTTTCTCTCATCTTTCAAAGCGCATAGCTTTGCAGGAATTGGCACCATTTCAGTTAGTCTGACGGTTGCCGGGTTTCACAGGGCTCAGTCCCTCCACCTCTCTTGATAAGAGTTCGCAACAATTATTTTGTTTTTGGGAAATATTCATTCATTTATGAACATTCATGAGTGTGATTTTAGCATGTGTCAGATAGGCTGTCAACAGATTTTGTTCTTGGGATAATATCCCAAGATTTCAACAGCCCCAACGGTTCGCTCTCTTTCCATTTCTTCATTTTAAACAAACGTTTGATTATCGAAGCTCCTCGAGTACGTGCTCGATGGAATGAAACGCGTAGAGTTTTTTTACCATTTCACCATTTTCCACTTCAATCAAACAAGGTACGCTTTCAATAGAAAATAATTCTGCTTTTGAAGGCATATAATTTAAATTGCTCATTCCGATGGTTACATCCGGCAGCATCGCTTCTGCCACGGTTAACATTTTTTTTGCCAGCTGACATGTCCCGCAAAAAGGCGTATGGAAAAAGATAAAGGCTCTTTCTCCTTCTTTTAACTGATCATCCAGCTGTTTTTCGCTCCATTCTTGCATGTTGCTCATTCCTTTTATGTTAAAAATTCTGCATTAACATCGATATTGGCACTCAGCAATACTGTTGCTATGTGATGTCTAGGGGCGGCAGCAACTTCTCGGTACATTTTATCAATATATAGATGCTCTGCTTCCGGAAGCTCTCGTTTAAATTGTTTTCTCAGCTTATTCCCTGAATCATCAGAGTCAACGAGTATGTATACCTCTTTGTTAAACGTACAGTCAATAATTTCATCCAGCTTTGATAAACTAATCGTACCGTTTGTACAAATAATTTCAATTGGTTCTCGAATGATATCTTGAATACGCTTTTTATCTGACTTTCCTTCGACAATAATTACTTTTTCAATTTCAATTAGCCCCATTTTCATCACCCATAATCGTCAGTTGTATAGTAACATCATTTCTTTATGCTATACAATATTCGTTAATGTATCACAGTTCACCTGTTTTTTAAAAGAAATTTGCAAGAAAGAACTCTTTT
The genomic region above belongs to Priestia megaterium and contains:
- a CDS encoding MetQ/NlpA family ABC transporter substrate-binding protein; translated protein: MKKWLSALALTSALVVGLAACGSNNGSKDEKKIVVGASNTPHAEILEQAKPILEKQGIDLEIKKFQDYILPNTALANNEIDANYFQHVPYMNSVLKDHKGEKGYDFVSAGAIHIEPIGIYSKKYKSLKDLPKNGTVIMRDAVAEQGRILSIFEKAGVIKLKPGVKKTDAQIKDIVENPKNLKFKADVEGGLLPQMYKNNEGDAVVINANYAIDAGLDPVKDPIAVESKENNPYANIITVHKGDENKDTVKALVKVLHSKEIQDYIKEKYKGGVLPVNK
- a CDS encoding carboxymuconolactone decarboxylase family protein; protein product: MQQEARHSTEQALHDYKMGVGKFSEKLPEVTKTFNAFTEACFGEGSLSKKEKQLIALGISVVAQDEYCMIYHTKGCIDQGATEQEILEACGVSAAFGGGAAMSQSVTLVQECVSELTSHTH
- a CDS encoding methionine ABC transporter permease, producing the protein MLEKLFPNVILDDFIQATNETLYMTAISVVATFVLGILLGLLLFLTSKGQLWQNKPLYAIVSAVVNIFRSIPFIILIVLLIPFTKALVGSILGANAALPALIVGAAPFYARLVEIGLREIDKGVIEAAKSMGATTSTIIFKVLLPESLPALISGLTVTTIALVGYTAMAGVIGAGGLGNLAYLEGFQRSHNDVTLAATILILIIVFIIQLIGDAITAKIDKR
- a CDS encoding thioredoxin family protein, producing the protein MQEWSEKQLDDQLKEGERAFIFFHTPFCGTCQLAKKMLTVAEAMLPDVTIGMSNLNYMPSKAELFSIESVPCLIEVENGEMVKKLYAFHSIEHVLEELR
- a CDS encoding toprim domain-containing protein → MGLIEIEKVIIVEGKSDKKRIQDIIREPIEIICTNGTISLSKLDEIIDCTFNKEVYILVDSDDSGNKLRKQFKRELPEAEHLYIDKMYREVAAAPRHHIATVLLSANIDVNAEFLT
- a CDS encoding methionine ABC transporter ATP-binding protein; the protein is MITLTDVTKIYQAKSGQVTAVDNVNLTVNQGEIYGIIGYSGAGKSSLIRLLNGLETPTTGTVEVAGNDIGKIKGGKLRKARQEISMVFQHFNILWSRTVRENIAFPLEIAGISKEKRMKRVDELIKLVGLEGREDAYPSQLSGGQKQRVGIARALANNPKVLLCDEATSALDPQTTDSILDLLVDINEKLGLTIVLITHEMHVIRKICHRVAVMENGAVVEEGQVLEVFRKPKQPITKRFVQQISEPEETFETIEQVKELYPSGQIIQLTFVGGKAEQPLITTILKQFDVTINILQGKISHTQTGSYGTLFVHLDGELTEVKKVIAYIHEQQVEVEVMTNA